A genome region from Drosophila simulans strain w501 chromosome 2R, Prin_Dsim_3.1, whole genome shotgun sequence includes the following:
- the LOC6733186 gene encoding transmembrane protein 164, producing the protein MGWDWAVGGISDEIPRTTGPECINYMTDRRRWLETILLSALFIFIMHRSWQRLAPIKLPPPNEIQKPHSPTRLFLLIALSMIFGIEMGFKLSGQSMIFALNPCHVQSCLQIYLLAAKPTKTTTALFRIQMSNLNGPFLAFLFPEVEGRTYPFEQATYWIQHALLYIIPIYIIRSGAYTVEDLSEFHWSHIGTAFMLFYHFALLSPLSIFTGINLDHMLCAAMSDPFQGSNYRIFACCHQTLLCPLLSKGTVVLFGRRNWSSSGLNGAGSMPETRSEAAQYHQLTQGDYAMQEEANLRHRYSNQEAVDDGHPHDAGEMASLTAEYTMPTTKID; encoded by the exons ATGGGATGGGACTGGGCAGTCGGCGGAATATCCGATGAGATTCCGAGGACAACGGGACCAGAATGCATCAACTACATGACAGATCGACGTCGCTGGTTGGAGACGATACTACTGTCCGCCCTCTTCATCTTTATAATGCACCGCTCCTGGCAACGCCTAGCGCCGATTAAACTTCCGCCGCCGAACGAGATACAGAAGCCACACAGTCCTACAAGACTGTTTCTGCTTATAGCCTTGTCAATGATCTTTGGCATTGAGATGGGCTTCAAACTCTCCGGACAGTCAATGATTTTCGCCTTGAATCCATGTCATGTCCAGTCCTGTCTGCAG ATTTATCTTTTGGCCGCCAAGCCGACGAAGACGACGACAGCGCTCTTTCGTATACAGATGAGCAATCTGAACGGCCCAtttctggcttttcttttccccGAGGTGGAGGGCCGGACATATCCCTTCGAGCAGGCCACCTATTGGATCCAGCATGCACTGCTCTATATAATACCGATTTACATTATCCGAAGCG GAGCGTACACTGTCGAGGACCTCAGCGAGTTCCACTGGTCCCATATAGGTACCGCCTTCATGCTGTTTTATCACTTCGCTCTGCTCTCTCCGCTCTCGATT TTTACTGGTATCAATCTGGACCACATGCTCTGTGCGGCGATGTCAGATCCGTTCCAGGGATCAAATTACCGGATATTTGCGTGTTGCCACCAAACACTGCTCTGTCCGCTGCTGAGCAAGGGCACGGTGGTGCTGTTCGGACGCCGGAATTGGAGCAGTAGCGGCCTGAACGGAGCGGGAAGTATGCCGGAGACGAGGAGCGAGGCCGCCCAGTATCACCAATTAACTCAAGGTGACTATGCCATGCAGGAGGAGGCGAACTTGCGACACCGATATAGCAACCAGGAAGCGGTGGACGATGGACACCCGCATGACGCGGGCGAAATGGCGTCCCTTACAGCGGAGTACACCATGCCAACAACCAAGATCGACTAG